In Brevinematales bacterium, one genomic interval encodes:
- a CDS encoding NTP transferase domain-containing protein produces the protein MKIVMPVAGKGSRLWPHTHVIPKALIRVAGKPIIQYIIEQLQTVDFSEMIFIIGHLGEQIRDHLEGHYSFPMSFMRQREYNGLGHAIYQSKKAFDKDEDILVVLGDIIFNTDILAAIKSPHNRIGALEVEDPRKFGVLMTDAEGFVTNMLEKPERPPSKLAIAGIYYFKSAYRLFSAVEYLMKEKIQTRNEYQLTDAMKNMMYGGEKFQTFEVFEWYDCGDKDSLLDTNKIMLSRHATNDRMPGSIIIPPVFLGKDVVVENSIVGPNVSISEGSRVKDSIIKNSIIGKESTVENTILESSLIGDEAFLRASSQEYNIGPHSEITTSD, from the coding sequence ATGAAAATCGTCATGCCGGTGGCAGGAAAAGGAAGCCGTCTCTGGCCGCATACCCATGTCATTCCTAAGGCTCTGATCCGCGTCGCGGGTAAGCCGATCATTCAATATATCATCGAACAGCTCCAGACCGTCGATTTCTCCGAGATGATCTTCATTATCGGGCATCTCGGCGAACAGATCCGCGACCATCTCGAGGGGCATTACAGCTTCCCCATGAGCTTTATGCGCCAGCGTGAGTATAACGGCCTCGGGCACGCAATCTACCAGAGCAAGAAAGCGTTCGACAAGGACGAGGATATTCTCGTCGTGCTCGGCGATATCATATTCAATACGGATATCCTCGCGGCGATCAAATCCCCGCATAACCGTATCGGCGCGCTGGAGGTCGAGGATCCCCGCAAATTCGGGGTGCTGATGACCGACGCCGAGGGGTTTGTCACCAATATGCTCGAGAAGCCCGAACGCCCGCCGTCCAAGCTCGCTATCGCCGGTATCTACTACTTCAAGAGCGCGTACCGTCTCTTCTCGGCGGTGGAGTACCTGATGAAGGAAAAGATTCAGACCCGTAACGAATACCAGCTTACCGACGCGATGAAGAATATGATGTACGGCGGCGAGAAGTTCCAGACGTTCGAGGTGTTCGAATGGTACGACTGCGGCGACAAGGATTCCCTGCTCGATACGAATAAGATCATGCTCAGCCGCCACGCCACCAACGACCGGATGCCGGGGAGTATTATTATACCGCCGGTATTCCTCGGTAAGGACGTAGTAGTCGAGAATTCGATAGTCGGCCCCAACGTATCCATCTCGGAGGGGTCGAGGGTCAAGGATTCGATTATCAAGAACTCGATTATCGGGAAAGAGAGCACGGTGGAGAACACTATCCTGGAAAGCTCGCTGATCGGGGACGAGGCTTTCCTGCGGGCATCCTCTCAGGAATACAACATCGGCCCGCATTCCGAAATCACCACTTCCGATTGA
- a CDS encoding SPFH/Band 7/PHB domain protein — MTELIIFLSIAALALLIVIASSIKIIQQSQAMIIERLGRYKKTLKPGMNLVFPLIDKARKIQWKFVREARGQYWYERREIDLIDLREVVMDFPRQNVITKDNVTIEINAMLYYQVTDPVKATYEIQNLPDAIEKLTQTTLRNVIGELELDETLISRDHINQKLRLILDEATDKWGVKVNRVELQDINPPEDIKAAMEKQMRAERGKREIILIAEGEKNAAITRAQGEMEARIKQAEGLRQSNILQAEGEANARLKLAEAEAMALKKIAEAVPGNDPTQYLVAIKYVDAYKAIAATNENRVVFLPYESSALMGALGGIKELLENVATKK; from the coding sequence ATGACAGAACTGATTATTTTTCTATCGATTGCCGCGCTTGCCCTGCTGATCGTTATCGCATCGTCGATCAAGATTATCCAGCAGAGTCAAGCTATGATTATCGAGCGTCTGGGGAGGTACAAAAAGACCCTCAAGCCCGGTATGAACCTGGTTTTTCCCCTCATCGATAAAGCGCGCAAGATTCAGTGGAAATTCGTCCGCGAAGCGCGCGGCCAGTACTGGTACGAACGCCGTGAAATCGACCTGATCGACCTCCGCGAAGTCGTCATGGACTTCCCGCGCCAGAATGTCATCACTAAGGATAACGTCACTATCGAAATCAACGCCATGCTCTATTATCAGGTCACCGACCCTGTCAAGGCGACCTACGAAATTCAGAACCTTCCCGATGCTATCGAGAAGCTCACCCAGACCACCCTTCGTAACGTGATCGGCGAACTCGAGCTGGACGAGACCCTGATCTCCCGCGACCATATCAACCAGAAGCTCCGGCTGATCCTCGACGAAGCCACCGATAAGTGGGGCGTCAAGGTCAACCGTGTCGAGCTCCAGGATATCAATCCGCCCGAAGATATCAAGGCCGCGATGGAGAAACAGATGCGCGCCGAGCGCGGAAAGCGCGAGATTATCCTGATCGCCGAGGGTGAAAAGAACGCCGCGATCACGCGCGCGCAGGGCGAGATGGAAGCCCGTATCAAGCAGGCCGAAGGTCTCCGCCAGTCGAATATCCTGCAGGCGGAGGGCGAGGCGAACGCGCGCCTGAAACTCGCCGAAGCCGAGGCGATGGCGCTCAAGAAGATCGCCGAAGCCGTCCCCGGCAACGACCCCACCCAGTACCTGGTCGCGATCAAGTATGTCGACGCTTATAAGGCGATCGCCGCAACCAATGAAAACCGTGTCGTGTTCCTCCCGTATGAAAGCTCCGCATTAATGGGCGCTCTCGGCGGTATCAAGGAACTCTTGGAGAATGTGGCCACAAAGAAATAG
- the thiC gene encoding phosphomethylpyrimidine synthase ThiC, with amino-acid sequence MTQIEAAKKGTVTPEMKAVAEKEGIDVNSLLESVANGEAVILKNSIHDIAPAGVGKNLLTKVNANIGTSPDRMDIELELAKLSISEKYGADTVMDLSLGAILNTVRARILEKAKIPLGTVPIYQAGFEISKKKKKIAEMTIDEYLAVIETQAKEGVDFMTVHAGLTRKAWEYVQTGGRILDVVSRGGSMLCVWMEVNNAENPLYTYYDRILEIAYKYDVTLSLGDGMRPGATADASDRAQIEELITLGELGRRARDANVQVMIEGPGHVPLDQVETNIRLQKTLCDNAPFYILGPLVTDIAPGYDHIAGAIGGAIAGAAGADFLCYLTPAEHLCLPDLADVREGVIASKIAAHAADMVKYGRRVRVLDDAMSRARKKLDWDEMYRLALDPENAHDRRESSGVADKDYCSMCGEYCAVKSLNEIRDMK; translated from the coding sequence ATGACTCAGATTGAGGCGGCTAAAAAAGGGACAGTCACCCCGGAAATGAAAGCGGTCGCCGAAAAAGAAGGAATAGACGTTAACAGTCTCCTCGAAAGTGTGGCTAACGGCGAAGCCGTCATATTGAAGAATAGTATCCACGATATCGCCCCGGCCGGTGTGGGGAAAAACCTGCTGACCAAGGTGAACGCTAATATCGGCACATCCCCCGACCGGATGGATATCGAGCTCGAGCTCGCGAAGCTCTCGATATCCGAGAAGTACGGCGCGGACACGGTGATGGACCTGAGCCTCGGCGCTATCCTGAACACGGTGCGCGCGCGCATCCTCGAGAAGGCGAAAATCCCGCTCGGCACGGTTCCTATCTATCAGGCGGGGTTCGAGATATCCAAGAAAAAGAAAAAAATCGCCGAAATGACGATAGACGAATACCTCGCGGTAATCGAGACCCAGGCTAAAGAAGGCGTTGACTTTATGACCGTGCACGCGGGACTCACGCGGAAAGCATGGGAGTATGTACAGACCGGAGGGCGTATCCTCGATGTGGTCAGCCGCGGCGGGTCGATGCTCTGCGTATGGATGGAAGTCAACAATGCCGAAAACCCGCTCTATACCTATTACGACCGTATCCTCGAGATTGCCTATAAGTACGATGTGACGTTGTCGCTCGGGGACGGGATGCGTCCGGGGGCGACCGCCGACGCGAGCGACCGCGCGCAGATCGAGGAACTGATTACCCTCGGCGAGCTCGGCCGGCGCGCGCGCGATGCGAATGTGCAGGTGATGATCGAAGGGCCGGGGCATGTCCCGCTCGACCAGGTCGAGACCAATATCCGTTTACAGAAAACCCTTTGCGATAACGCGCCGTTCTATATCCTCGGCCCGCTGGTGACCGATATCGCGCCGGGGTACGACCATATAGCGGGCGCTATCGGCGGGGCGATTGCCGGAGCGGCGGGGGCGGATTTCCTCTGCTACCTCACTCCCGCCGAGCACCTGTGCCTGCCCGATCTGGCCGATGTACGCGAGGGCGTGATCGCGTCGAAGATAGCCGCGCATGCCGCCGATATGGTGAAGTACGGCCGCCGCGTCCGCGTATTGGACGACGCCATGTCGCGAGCCCGCAAGAAGCTGGACTGGGACGAGATGTACCGTCTGGCGCTCGACCCCGAAAACGCGCACGACCGCCGTGAATCGAGCGGAGTCGCCGATAAGGACTACTGCTCCATGTGCGGGGAGTACTGCGCGGTGAAGTCGCTGAATGAAATACGGGATATGAAATAG